One Mercenaria mercenaria strain notata unplaced genomic scaffold, MADL_Memer_1 contig_1862, whole genome shotgun sequence DNA segment encodes these proteins:
- the LOC123554631 gene encoding uncharacterized protein LOC123554631 isoform X2, producing the protein MVEHLTCLKRKRRCVIVLVCTTVGELVVLTSLVIYWRVVRYERMAPQQQEMCLPRNKFHSKGCTDGLSEDFKETKNVTMCCGNSSYVLDKLVSKVASDRYNSNTNPVQIGRNFKLSWNSLSPSYALAGLTHLPDDGTIYVEQTGFYYVFSQIKMKLDQTMTKLNHTMKHYIHLISNKGTGTTLLENARPQCKIVELETEVTSVIGAVFKLETGDRLYVATSHPEHLIPDYNNNYFSIHSV; encoded by the exons ATGGTTGagcatttaacatgtttaaag CGCAAAAGAAGATGTGTCATCGTGTTAGTTTGTACAACAGTAGGGGAGCTTGTTGTTCTTACGTCATTGGTCATATACTGGCGAGTAGTGAGGTATGAACGTATGGCTCCCCAACAGCAAGAGATGTGTCTTCCACGAAACAAGTTTCATTCTAAAGGTTGTACGGATGGACTGAGTGAGGATTTCAAGGAAACCAAAAATGTCACCATGTGCTGCGGAAATTCTAGCTATGTTCTTGACAAACTTGTATCAAAG GTCGCTTCTGACAGATATAACAGCAATACAAATCCAG TTCAAATTGGCAGAAACTTCAAATTAAGCTGGAATTCACTTTCACCGTCATACGCATTGGCAGGACTAACTCATCTACCAGATGATGGTACTATTTATGTTGAACAGACAGGTTTTTATTACGTCTTCTCacaaatcaaaatgaaacttGACCAAACAATGACTAAACTCAACCATACAATGAAACATTACATCCATTTGATATCAAACAAAGGAACAGGAACAACACTTTTGGAAAATGCAAGGCCACAGTGTAAAATTGTAGAATTAGAAACTGAGGTTACAAGTGTAATTGGAGCAGTCTTCAAGTTGGAAACAGGAGATCGGCTTTATGTTGCGACATCACATCCTGAACACCTGATTCCTGATTATAATAACAATTATTTCAGCATACATAGCGTCTGA
- the LOC123554636 gene encoding uncharacterized protein LOC123554636, with product MTNLNLTNYNCGVNKGKQPVAKLVGLSTDRKPVPDGMSFKIFWNSHSPSHALSGLKHIHHDGTVYVDQTGFYYIFSQIKIKLTQKNATDHTNDQIVRHSVHLNSHKGNGVTLLEDATSQCDIMTEESEATSIIGGVFKLETGDNVYVATSHPDRLSADLYNSHFSIHSI from the exons ATGACAAACCTCAACCTGACAAATTACAACTGTGGTGTAAATAAAGGGAAGCAACCAGTAGCAAAACTTGTTGGACTGTCTACAGACAGAAAGCCTG TTCCAGATGGAatgtcctttaaaatattttggaattcACATTCGCCGTCGCACGCATTGTCAGGACTGAAACACATACACCACGACGGTACAGTTTATGTTGATCAGACCGGTTTCTACTACATATTCtctcaaatcaaaataaaacttactcAGAAAAATGCAACGGACCACACAAATGACCAAATTGTCCGACATTCTGTCCATTTGAATTCCCACAAAGGAAATGGAGTTACACTTCTTGAAGATGCAACATCTCAGTGTGACATTATGACAGAAGAATCAGAAGCAACCAGTATTATCGGAGGAGTCTTCAAACTGGAGACAGGGGACAATGTTTATGTTGCGACATCACATCCTGATCGTCTGTCGGCTGACCTTTATAACAGCCATTTCAGCATACATAGCATCTGA
- the LOC123554631 gene encoding uncharacterized protein LOC123554631 isoform X1: MVEHLTCLKRKRRCVIVLVCTTVGELVVLTSLVIYWRVVRYERMAPQQQEMCLPRNKFHSKGCTDGLSEDFKETKNVTMCCGNSSYVLDKLVSKVASDRYNSNTNPETSELNLTDYNCIKTKEKKPVAKLVGLATDRKHVQIGRNFKLSWNSLSPSYALAGLTHLPDDGTIYVEQTGFYYVFSQIKMKLDQTMTKLNHTMKHYIHLISNKGTGTTLLENARPQCKIVELETEVTSVIGAVFKLETGDRLYVATSHPEHLIPDYNNNYFSIHSV, from the exons ATGGTTGagcatttaacatgtttaaag CGCAAAAGAAGATGTGTCATCGTGTTAGTTTGTACAACAGTAGGGGAGCTTGTTGTTCTTACGTCATTGGTCATATACTGGCGAGTAGTGAGGTATGAACGTATGGCTCCCCAACAGCAAGAGATGTGTCTTCCACGAAACAAGTTTCATTCTAAAGGTTGTACGGATGGACTGAGTGAGGATTTCAAGGAAACCAAAAATGTCACCATGTGCTGCGGAAATTCTAGCTATGTTCTTGACAAACTTGTATCAAAG GTCGCTTCTGACAGATATAACAGCAATACAAATCCAG AAACTTCTGAGCTTAATCTGACGGATTACAACTGTATTAAAACTAAAGAGAAGAAACCAGTCGCGAAACTTGTAGGACTGGCTACAGACAGAAAACATG TTCAAATTGGCAGAAACTTCAAATTAAGCTGGAATTCACTTTCACCGTCATACGCATTGGCAGGACTAACTCATCTACCAGATGATGGTACTATTTATGTTGAACAGACAGGTTTTTATTACGTCTTCTCacaaatcaaaatgaaacttGACCAAACAATGACTAAACTCAACCATACAATGAAACATTACATCCATTTGATATCAAACAAAGGAACAGGAACAACACTTTTGGAAAATGCAAGGCCACAGTGTAAAATTGTAGAATTAGAAACTGAGGTTACAAGTGTAATTGGAGCAGTCTTCAAGTTGGAAACAGGAGATCGGCTTTATGTTGCGACATCACATCCTGAACACCTGATTCCTGATTATAATAACAATTATTTCAGCATACATAGCGTCTGA